From one Lotus japonicus ecotype B-129 chromosome 3, LjGifu_v1.2 genomic stretch:
- the LOC130743950 gene encoding putative F-box protein At1g67623, with translation MVRIGGGSAGGPIPCVPQTASTRRARAKAHVETPPPHQTYSWLVKRTRSKRRNNRKGPTTIKMLPRDLLVEVVATVASHSFIDLYIIKKCCKDFHDASEDINIWKRVSLDKFPLIQWLPNDKISSFLKRCRECGNMESLYREGLQKYFYYPNGKIDGFELLKVAAQKGHKEAKYVCGMILLCSKDEELRKQGLEHMRFLRKSKCVVGSRNKVKRLLCFMWKSNGEFGCNHTPLCNSKNTCKGWRVKSSAWILLDDDDDDDDINLCEYCRWDYELELFYQLFNVH, from the coding sequence ATGGTTAGAATTGGTGGAGGTTCTGCAGGTGGTCCCATACCATGTGTTCCACAGACTGCATCCACTCGTAGAGCGCGTGCAAAAGCTCATGTTGAGACACCACCACCACATCAGACTTATTCCTGGTTAGTGAAGAGGACAAGGAGTAAGAGAAGAAACAATCGAAAAGGTCCTACAACCATAAAAATGCTTCCAAGAGATTTATTAGTAGAGGTGGTTGCAACCGTGGCCTCACACTCCTTCATTGACCTTTacattataaaaaaatgttgtaaAGATTTTCATGATGCTTCTGAAGATATAAACATCTGGAAAAGAGTTTCTTTGGACAAATTCCCGTTAATCCAATGGCTTCCTAATGACAAAATATCATCATTCTTAAAACGCTGTAGAGAATGTGGAAACATGGAGAGCTTATATAGAGAAGGGTTgcaaaaatatttttactatcCAAATGGAAAGATTGATGGTTTTGAGCTCTTGAAGGTAGCCGCTCAAAAGGGTCACAAAGAAGCAAAATATGTGTGTGGTATGATTTTATTATGCTCTAAAGATGAAGAGTTGAGAAAACAAGGGCTTGAGCATATGCGTTTTTTGAGGAAGTCCAAGTGTGTTGTAGGCTCCAGAAACAAAGTGAAACGATTATTATGCTTTATGTGGAAAAGTAATGGAGAGTTTGGATGCAATCATACCCCTCTATGTAACTCCAAGAACACATGCAAAGGGTGGAGAGTGAAGAGCAGTGCATGGATATTactagatgatgatgatgatgacgacgACATTAACTTGTGTGAATATTGTAGATGGGACTATGAGTTGGAGTTATTTTATCAGTTGTTCAATGTTCATTAG